A region from the Musa acuminata AAA Group cultivar baxijiao chromosome BXJ1-10, Cavendish_Baxijiao_AAA, whole genome shotgun sequence genome encodes:
- the LOC103969956 gene encoding uncharacterized protein LOC103969956 isoform X1 → MTPNEQTKGSVPGDGGLRMGKKNKQKKIPQRGLGVAQLEKLRLEEQQKKGASSSSDPSTQGFGFPPPPPPPQQQQQPYFPLATDEGVMRPRVALVVPVNSYPVISMPPPRPVAQDTSMPVLWNAGDPNACDGEAFAKSFGFHVPPGSDLSNTSCRSRTPMTLVRSIHLSLRCHGLLRSTAVLTSPCCLICRRTWHHQRRPWSPLQTKPLRIATTCYLAGESESESERKSERGSLAGSGHVRFTPTTSPVKQLTPLNSLHLQMELLVSEETLRVPVFIPTEATKKMAAFSPCVPSALPPTHHSINPILVMLVRQESGALCFTPFLRSSLSSSSLIELACLLQDERPYYSFIPIGPSRSETATSERRGEAADGIDLNLKL, encoded by the exons ATGACACCGAATGAACAGACCAAAGGCAGCGTCCCCGGTGACGGTGGACTCAGAATGGGGAAGAAGAACAAGCAGAAGAAGATCCCCCAGCGCGGGCTTGGAGTCGCCCAATTGGAGAAACTCCGGCTAGAAGAACAGCAGAAGAAGGGCGCGTCTTCCTCCTCCGATCCATCCACGCAGGGCTTCGGTTTCCCGcccccgccaccgccgccgcagcagcagcagcagccttaCTTCCCGCTCGCCACGGACGAAGGCGTGATGCGACCTCGAGTCGCCCTGGTCGTGCCTGTCAATTCCTACCCTGTCATATCAATGCCACCCCCCCGGCCGGTCGCGCAGGACACCTCCATGCCAGTGCTGTGGAACGCCGGCGATCCGAACGCTTGCGACGGTGAGGCTTTTGCTAAGAGTTTTGGGTTTCATGTCCCTCCGGGGAGCGATCTCTCGAACACCAGTTGTCGATCCAGGACGCCAATGACACTGGTTAGGAGCATCCATCTTTCGCTGCGATGTCATGGGTTGCTTCGGTCCACGGCAGTGCTCACGAGTCCGTGTTGCTTGATCTGCAGGCGAACATGGCATCACCAGCGTCGTCCGTGGAGCCCCCTTCAAACCAAACCACTTCGCATAGCTACGACTTGCTATCTTGCtggcgagagcgagagcgagagcgagagaaaGAGCGAGCGAGG ATCCTTGGCAGGAAGCGGCCATGTCCGTTTTACCCCGACGACATCTCCAGTCAAACAGCTTACCCCTCTAAACTCCCTTCACCTGCAAATGGAATTGCTGGTTTCAGAAGAGACGCTTCGAGTTCCGGTCTTCATCCCGACAGAGGCAACAAAGAAAATGGCAGCTTTCTCACCTTGTGTCCCAAGTGCTCTTCCCCCAACCCATCATTCTATAAACCCGATCTTGGTGATGTTGGTCAGGCAAGAAAGTGGTGCACTTTGTTTCACACCCTTCTTACGGTCAtcactctcttcttcctccttgatCGAACTTGCTTGTTTGCTGCAGGATGAACGACCCTACTACAGTTTCATACCCATCGGTCCAAGTAGATCTGAGACAGCAACATCCGAGAGGAGAGGAGAAGCAGCGGATGGTATCGATCTCAATCTGAAGCTTTGA
- the LOC103969956 gene encoding uncharacterized protein LOC103969956 isoform X3, with the protein MTPNEQTKGSVPGDGGLRMGKKNKQKKIPQRGLGVAQLEKLRLEEQQKKGASSSSDPSTQGFGFPPPPPPPQQQQQPYFPLATDEGVMRPRVALVVPVNSYPVISMPPPRPVAQDTSMPVLWNAGDPNACDGEAFAKSFGFHVPPGSDLSNTSCRSRTPMTLANMASPASSVEPPSNQTTSHSYDLLSCWREREREREKERARILGRKRPCPFYPDDISSQTAYPSKLPSPANGIAGFRRDASSSGLHPDRGNKENGSFLTLCPKCSSPNPSFYKPDLGDVGQARKWCTLFHTLLTVITLFFLLDRTCLFAAG; encoded by the exons ATGACACCGAATGAACAGACCAAAGGCAGCGTCCCCGGTGACGGTGGACTCAGAATGGGGAAGAAGAACAAGCAGAAGAAGATCCCCCAGCGCGGGCTTGGAGTCGCCCAATTGGAGAAACTCCGGCTAGAAGAACAGCAGAAGAAGGGCGCGTCTTCCTCCTCCGATCCATCCACGCAGGGCTTCGGTTTCCCGcccccgccaccgccgccgcagcagcagcagcagccttaCTTCCCGCTCGCCACGGACGAAGGCGTGATGCGACCTCGAGTCGCCCTGGTCGTGCCTGTCAATTCCTACCCTGTCATATCAATGCCACCCCCCCGGCCGGTCGCGCAGGACACCTCCATGCCAGTGCTGTGGAACGCCGGCGATCCGAACGCTTGCGACGGTGAGGCTTTTGCTAAGAGTTTTGGGTTTCATGTCCCTCCGGGGAGCGATCTCTCGAACACCAGTTGTCGATCCAGGACGCCAATGACACTG GCGAACATGGCATCACCAGCGTCGTCCGTGGAGCCCCCTTCAAACCAAACCACTTCGCATAGCTACGACTTGCTATCTTGCtggcgagagcgagagcgagagcgagagaaaGAGCGAGCGAGG ATCCTTGGCAGGAAGCGGCCATGTCCGTTTTACCCCGACGACATCTCCAGTCAAACAGCTTACCCCTCTAAACTCCCTTCACCTGCAAATGGAATTGCTGGTTTCAGAAGAGACGCTTCGAGTTCCGGTCTTCATCCCGACAGAGGCAACAAAGAAAATGGCAGCTTTCTCACCTTGTGTCCCAAGTGCTCTTCCCCCAACCCATCATTCTATAAACCCGATCTTGGTGATGTTGGTCAGGCAAGAAAGTGGTGCACTTTGTTTCACACCCTTCTTACGGTCAtcactctcttcttcctccttgatCGAACTTGCTTGTTTGCTGCAGGATGA
- the LOC103969956 gene encoding uncharacterized protein LOC103969956 isoform X2: MTPNEQTKGSVPGDGGLRMGKKNKQKKIPQRGLGVAQLEKLRLEEQQKKGASSSSDPSTQGFGFPPPPPPPQQQQQPYFPLATDEGVMRPRVALVVPVNSYPVISMPPPRPVAQDTSMPVLWNAGDPNACDGEAFAKSFGFHVPPGSDLSNTSCRSRTPMTLVRSIHLSLRCHGLLRSTAVLTSPCCLICRRTWHHQRRPWSPLQTKPLRIATTCYLAGESESESERKSERGKRPCPFYPDDISSQTAYPSKLPSPANGIAGFRRDASSSGLHPDRGNKENGSFLTLCPKCSSPNPSFYKPDLGDVGQARKWCTLFHTLLTVITLFFLLDRTCLFAAG; this comes from the exons ATGACACCGAATGAACAGACCAAAGGCAGCGTCCCCGGTGACGGTGGACTCAGAATGGGGAAGAAGAACAAGCAGAAGAAGATCCCCCAGCGCGGGCTTGGAGTCGCCCAATTGGAGAAACTCCGGCTAGAAGAACAGCAGAAGAAGGGCGCGTCTTCCTCCTCCGATCCATCCACGCAGGGCTTCGGTTTCCCGcccccgccaccgccgccgcagcagcagcagcagccttaCTTCCCGCTCGCCACGGACGAAGGCGTGATGCGACCTCGAGTCGCCCTGGTCGTGCCTGTCAATTCCTACCCTGTCATATCAATGCCACCCCCCCGGCCGGTCGCGCAGGACACCTCCATGCCAGTGCTGTGGAACGCCGGCGATCCGAACGCTTGCGACGGTGAGGCTTTTGCTAAGAGTTTTGGGTTTCATGTCCCTCCGGGGAGCGATCTCTCGAACACCAGTTGTCGATCCAGGACGCCAATGACACTGGTTAGGAGCATCCATCTTTCGCTGCGATGTCATGGGTTGCTTCGGTCCACGGCAGTGCTCACGAGTCCGTGTTGCTTGATCTGCAGGCGAACATGGCATCACCAGCGTCGTCCGTGGAGCCCCCTTCAAACCAAACCACTTCGCATAGCTACGACTTGCTATCTTGCtggcgagagcgagagcgagagcgagagaaaGAGCGAGCGAGG GAAGCGGCCATGTCCGTTTTACCCCGACGACATCTCCAGTCAAACAGCTTACCCCTCTAAACTCCCTTCACCTGCAAATGGAATTGCTGGTTTCAGAAGAGACGCTTCGAGTTCCGGTCTTCATCCCGACAGAGGCAACAAAGAAAATGGCAGCTTTCTCACCTTGTGTCCCAAGTGCTCTTCCCCCAACCCATCATTCTATAAACCCGATCTTGGTGATGTTGGTCAGGCAAGAAAGTGGTGCACTTTGTTTCACACCCTTCTTACGGTCAtcactctcttcttcctccttgatCGAACTTGCTTGTTTGCTGCAGGATGA
- the LOC103969956 gene encoding uncharacterized protein LOC103969956 isoform X4, which yields MTPNEQTKGSVPGDGGLRMGKKNKQKKIPQRGLGVAQLEKLRLEEQQKKGASSSSDPSTQGFGFPPPPPPPQQQQQPYFPLATDEGVMRPRVALVVPVNSYPVISMPPPRPVAQDTSMPVLWNAGDPNACDGEAFAKSFGFHVPPGSDLSNTSCRSRTPMTLANMASPASSVEPPSNQTTSHSYDLLSCWREREREREKERAREAAMSVLPRRHLQSNSLPL from the exons ATGACACCGAATGAACAGACCAAAGGCAGCGTCCCCGGTGACGGTGGACTCAGAATGGGGAAGAAGAACAAGCAGAAGAAGATCCCCCAGCGCGGGCTTGGAGTCGCCCAATTGGAGAAACTCCGGCTAGAAGAACAGCAGAAGAAGGGCGCGTCTTCCTCCTCCGATCCATCCACGCAGGGCTTCGGTTTCCCGcccccgccaccgccgccgcagcagcagcagcagccttaCTTCCCGCTCGCCACGGACGAAGGCGTGATGCGACCTCGAGTCGCCCTGGTCGTGCCTGTCAATTCCTACCCTGTCATATCAATGCCACCCCCCCGGCCGGTCGCGCAGGACACCTCCATGCCAGTGCTGTGGAACGCCGGCGATCCGAACGCTTGCGACGGTGAGGCTTTTGCTAAGAGTTTTGGGTTTCATGTCCCTCCGGGGAGCGATCTCTCGAACACCAGTTGTCGATCCAGGACGCCAATGACACTG GCGAACATGGCATCACCAGCGTCGTCCGTGGAGCCCCCTTCAAACCAAACCACTTCGCATAGCTACGACTTGCTATCTTGCtggcgagagcgagagcgagagcgagagaaaGAGCGAGCGAGG GAAGCGGCCATGTCCGTTTTACCCCGACGACATCTCCAGTCAAACAGCTTACCCCTCTAA
- the LOC103969420 gene encoding transcription factor GTE4: protein MASAPPPGGGKVYTRKSLNKAAKTAFHPRPPPPPHDDLDSPRCQPPPHPVASDDASSGPNRPSARPPLANGRGSLGRSVASRSRKEARELRRKLAAELDLVRALSKRLEAHELQLASAAGYTRSQLSVTDPNTPGSGGRAPEVAATAGPLRRQLSVSVAASENNPGEGAEKEKRTPKANQYYRNSDFVLGKEKSAPNDQHSHKKSKAIGGKKPSSELPNAGSEGLVDKKLYAQAFKSCSTLLSRLMKHKHGWVFNVPVDVKALGLHDYYSIIKCPMDLGTVKSRLADDCYNSPHEFAEDVRLTFWNAMTYNLKGQDVHAMADQLLQIFEERWLAIEAEFAHLPRPPITKKPPPLDLRMLERSDSTVHPVAAEPITKQVNHSTHIGRVPAPKKPKAKDPNKRDMTFEEKQKLSNSLQNLPPEKLESIVQIIKKRNSSLSQHDDEIEVDIDSVDVETLWELDRFITNYKKALSKNKRKAELATSVRQAVGHNAPEVVHTMTQEPVDADEPEKMVDEKYVASSSPVGGEKEGENAIRTSSSSSDSGSSSSDSDSESSSAYGSDAPLSHSPRT from the exons ATGGCATCGGCGCCTCCGCCGGGAGGCGGCAAGGTCTACACCCGTAAATCCCTCAACAAGGCCGCCAAGACCGCCTTCCACCCCCGCCCCCCTCCGCCGCCCCACGATGACCTCGACTCACCCCGCTGCCAACCCCCGCCTCACCCCGTCGCCTCCGACGACGCTTCCTCCGGCCCCAACCGACCCTCCGCTCGCCCGCCGCTCGCCAACGGCCGCGGCTCCCTTGGCCGGAGCGTCGCCTCTCGGTCGCGGAAAGAGGCGCGGGAGCTGCGGCGGAAGCTCGCCGCCGAGCTCGACCTGGTCCGTGCCCTCTCCAAGCGGCTTGAggcccatgagcttcagctagcctCGGCCGCCGGGTACACCCGCTCCCAGCTCTCTGTTACGGACCCCAACACCCCCGGATCTGGGGGGAGGGCGCCCGAGGTGGCGGCGACCGCCGGACCCCTCCGCCGCCAGCTCAGTGTATCCGTCGCTGCCTCCGAGAATAACCCGGGTGAGGGCGCGGAGAAGGAGAAGCGGACGCCCAAGGCGAACCAGTATTACCGGAATTCTGACTTCGTACTTGGGAAGGAGAAATCTGCCCCGAACGACCAGCATAGCCACAAGAAATCGAAAGCCATTGGTGGAAAGAAGCCATCTTCGGAATTGCCGAATGCTGGCAGTGAAGGGCTGGTGGATAAGAAACTCTATGCGCAGGCATTCAAGAGTTGCAGCACGCTTCTCTCGAGGTTGATGAAGCACAAGCATGGATGGGTGTTCAATGTGCCGGTTGACGTGAAGGCCCTAGGTTTGCATGACTATTATAGCATCATCAAGTGCCCGATGGACCTTGGCACCGTGAAGTCTCGGCTTGCAGATGACTGCTACAATTCACCTCATGAGTTTGCGGAGGACGTGAGACTGACGTTCTGGAATGCAATGACTTACAACCTCAAGGGGCAGGACGTGCATGCCATGGCCGATCAGTTACTCCAAATATTCGAGGAGCGgtggcttgccatagaagctgagTTTGCACACCTTCCTCGTCCACCAATAACCAAGAAGCCTCCGCCACTCGACTTGAGGATGTTGGAGAGGTCTGATTCCACTGTACATCCTGTGGCAGCCGAACCAATAACGAAGCAAGTGAATCATTCCACACACATTGGAAGAGTTCCAGCTCCCAAGAAGCCGAAGGCTAAGGATCCGAACAAGAGGGATATGACATTTGAGGAGAAGCAGAAACTGAGCAACAGCCTGCAGAACCTGCCCCCGGAAAAGCTGGAGAGCATTGTGCAGATTATTAAGAAGCGGAATTCGTCTCTGAGCcagcatgatgatgaaattgaagTGGACATAGACAGTGTGGACGTGGAGACTCTCTGGGAACTTGACAGATTCATCACAAATTACAAAAAGGCTTTGAGCAAGAACAAAAGGAAAGCCGAACTTGCCACTTCGGTAAGGCAAGCAGTTGGGCATAATGCACCAGAAGTGGTGCATACAATG ACTCAGGAACCTGTTGATGCCGATGAACCTGAGAAAA TGGTGGATGAGAAATATGTGGCTTCTTCCTCACCAGTTGGAGGAGAAAAGGAAGGGGAAAATGCAATAAGAACTAGCAGCTCCAGCAGCGATTCTGGTTCCTCATCCAGTG ATTCTGACAGTGAAAGTTCCTCTGCCTATGGCTCGGATGCACCACTCTCACACTCACCTAGGACGTGA